The Methylomicrobium lacus LW14 genome window below encodes:
- the purD gene encoding phosphoribosylamine--glycine ligase: MNLLIVGSGGREHALAWKAKQSPKVEKVFVAPGNAGSALEPGIENVAIAVDDIDALLDFAKQQAIGLTIIGPEVPLVLGIVDRFQKAGLPCFGPTAEAAQLEGSKSFCKDFMIRHQIPTAAYQTFTDKDQAIAYIKAQGAPIVVKADGLAAGKGVIVAQSEQEAIAAVEDMLSGNVFGEAGSRVVVEEFLQGEEASFIVIADGSHALAMATSQDHKARDDGDQGPNTGGMGAYSPAPVVTPEIHQRVMHEVIEPTLKGMAEDGLPYTGFLYAGLMISADGSIKVLEYNCRFGDPETQPIMMRLKSDLVELCESALAGKLDQVTSEWDPRPALGVVMAAGGYPDAYQKGAVIKGLPTGESKDSKVFHAGTAQSGKDVVTAGGRVLCACALGDTVAEAQNKAYRLVRDIDWDAVYYRTDIGFKAIDRAP; the protein is encoded by the coding sequence ATGAATCTTCTTATCGTCGGCAGCGGCGGCCGTGAACACGCCCTGGCCTGGAAGGCCAAACAATCCCCGAAAGTCGAAAAAGTCTTCGTCGCGCCCGGCAATGCCGGCAGCGCGCTGGAACCGGGCATCGAAAACGTCGCGATCGCGGTCGATGACATCGACGCCTTGCTCGACTTCGCCAAACAGCAGGCTATCGGCCTGACCATCATCGGCCCCGAAGTGCCTCTGGTGCTCGGCATCGTCGACCGCTTTCAAAAAGCGGGCCTCCCTTGCTTCGGGCCGACCGCCGAGGCCGCCCAGCTCGAAGGCTCGAAAAGCTTCTGCAAGGATTTCATGATCCGCCACCAGATTCCGACCGCCGCCTATCAGACCTTCACCGACAAGGATCAGGCGATCGCCTATATCAAGGCACAGGGCGCGCCGATCGTGGTCAAGGCCGACGGCCTGGCCGCCGGTAAGGGCGTGATCGTCGCGCAGTCAGAGCAGGAAGCGATCGCTGCGGTCGAAGACATGCTGTCCGGCAACGTGTTCGGCGAAGCCGGCAGCCGGGTCGTGGTCGAGGAATTTTTGCAAGGCGAGGAGGCCAGCTTCATCGTGATCGCCGACGGCAGCCATGCGCTTGCGATGGCGACTTCGCAGGATCACAAGGCCCGCGACGACGGCGACCAGGGCCCGAACACCGGCGGCATGGGCGCGTATTCGCCGGCGCCGGTGGTGACGCCCGAAATCCATCAGCGCGTGATGCATGAGGTGATCGAGCCGACCCTGAAAGGCATGGCCGAAGACGGACTGCCGTACACGGGCTTCCTGTACGCGGGCTTGATGATATCCGCCGACGGTTCGATCAAGGTACTCGAATACAACTGCCGCTTTGGCGACCCCGAAACCCAGCCGATCATGATGCGCCTGAAGAGCGACCTGGTCGAACTCTGCGAGTCGGCCTTGGCAGGCAAGCTCGATCAGGTTACGAGCGAGTGGGACCCGCGCCCCGCGCTCGGCGTGGTGATGGCGGCAGGCGGTTATCCGGACGCCTATCAAAAAGGCGCGGTGATCAAAGGGCTTCCAACCGGCGAAAGCAAAGACAGTAAAGTCTTCCACGCCGGCACGGCGCAATCAGGTAAAGACGTCGTGACCGCCGGCGGCCGCGTGCTCTGCGCCTGCGCGCTGGGCGACACGGTCGCCGAGGCCCAGAACAAGGCCTACCGCCTGGTCCGCGACATCGATTGGGACGCTGTTTATTACCGGACCGATATTGGTTTCAAGGCGATCGATCGGGCGCCGTGA
- the purH gene encoding bifunctional phosphoribosylaminoimidazolecarboxamide formyltransferase/IMP cyclohydrolase, with protein MNKTIKRALVSVSDKTGIVDFCRQLNELGIVILSTGGTAKTLAEHNIPVTDVSDHTGFPEMMDGRVKTLHPKIHGGILGRRDIDDDVMAAHGIDPIDLVVVNLYPFEQTISKPDCDLETAIENIDIGGPTMIRAAAKNYNDVAVVVEPADYASVLAELKAQHNSLSAATRFKLSLTSFAHTARYDTAIATYLAKINEQPFPETLNLQFYLKETMRYGENPHQGAAFYQEKNPAAGTIAAAAQLQGKALSYNNIADADAALECVKSFDQKPTCVIVKHANPCGVAESDSLLAAYEGAYATDPTSAFGGIIAFNRELDEETAAAIIGRQFVEVIIAPSVSAGARSVLAAKQNVRVLEVGAWQSSETPGFDFKRVAGGLLVQNRDNGQIGVSDIKVVSKRAPTAEELSDLLFVWKVAKFVKSNAIVYGKNRHTIGVGAGQMSRVYSAKIAGIKAADEGLVVPGSVLASDAFFPFRDGIDAAAEAGITAIIQPGGSVRDEEVIAAADEHNMAMVFTGMRHFRH; from the coding sequence ATGAATAAAACCATTAAACGCGCACTCGTCAGCGTTTCCGATAAAACCGGCATCGTTGATTTTTGCCGCCAGCTCAACGAGCTCGGCATCGTGATCCTTTCCACCGGCGGCACCGCCAAGACGCTGGCCGAACATAACATCCCTGTCACCGACGTCTCCGACCATACCGGCTTTCCGGAGATGATGGACGGCCGCGTCAAGACGCTGCATCCGAAGATTCACGGCGGCATCCTGGGCCGCCGCGACATCGACGATGACGTGATGGCCGCGCACGGCATCGATCCGATCGATCTGGTCGTGGTCAATTTGTATCCGTTCGAGCAGACGATCAGCAAACCCGATTGCGATCTCGAAACCGCGATCGAAAACATCGACATCGGCGGGCCGACGATGATCCGCGCCGCCGCGAAAAACTACAACGATGTCGCGGTCGTGGTCGAGCCGGCCGATTATGCTTCGGTGCTGGCCGAGCTGAAAGCCCAGCACAACAGCCTGAGTGCGGCGACGCGCTTCAAATTGTCGCTGACCAGCTTCGCGCACACCGCGCGCTACGATACCGCGATCGCGACCTATCTGGCCAAGATCAACGAACAGCCGTTTCCGGAAACCTTGAACCTGCAGTTCTACCTGAAAGAAACGATGCGCTACGGCGAAAACCCGCATCAGGGCGCGGCCTTCTATCAGGAAAAGAATCCCGCCGCCGGCACGATCGCGGCGGCGGCGCAGTTGCAGGGCAAGGCGCTGTCCTACAACAACATCGCCGATGCGGACGCGGCGCTCGAGTGCGTCAAATCCTTCGACCAGAAGCCGACCTGCGTGATTGTGAAGCACGCGAACCCCTGCGGCGTCGCCGAGTCCGATTCGTTGCTGGCCGCCTATGAAGGAGCCTATGCGACCGATCCGACTTCGGCCTTCGGCGGCATCATCGCCTTCAACCGCGAACTCGACGAAGAAACCGCGGCCGCGATCATTGGCCGCCAATTCGTCGAAGTGATCATAGCGCCGTCGGTCAGTGCCGGGGCGCGCAGCGTTTTGGCCGCGAAACAGAACGTGCGTGTGCTCGAAGTCGGCGCCTGGCAAAGCAGCGAGACGCCAGGCTTCGATTTCAAGCGCGTCGCGGGCGGCCTCTTGGTGCAGAACCGGGATAACGGCCAAATCGGCGTGAGCGACATCAAGGTCGTCAGCAAGCGCGCGCCGACCGCCGAGGAACTCAGCGATCTGTTGTTCGTCTGGAAAGTCGCGAAATTCGTCAAATCGAATGCGATCGTGTACGGCAAAAACCGGCATACGATCGGCGTCGGCGCGGGCCAGATGAGCCGGGTGTATTCGGCCAAGATCGCCGGCATCAAGGCCGCCGATGAAGGCCTGGTCGTACCGGGTTCGGTGTTGGCTTCGGATGCGTTCTTCCCGTTCCGGGACGGCATCGACGCGGCCGCCGAGGCCGGCATCACCGCAATCATCCAGCCCGGCGGCTCGGTCCGCGACGAAGAAGTGATCGCGGCGGCCGATGAACACAACATGGCGATGGTCTTTACCGGCATGCGCCATTTCAGGCACTGA
- a CDS encoding helix-turn-helix domain-containing protein, protein MDFNATHSIPLSAHVKQAVDLYFAQMKDHDVVNLYEIVMSEVEKPLLESALRHSGYNQTKAAKALGLSRSTLRKKLEQHGLS, encoded by the coding sequence TTGGACTTTAACGCAACTCATTCGATACCCTTATCGGCGCATGTCAAGCAGGCCGTCGATCTGTATTTTGCCCAGATGAAGGATCACGACGTCGTCAATCTGTACGAGATCGTGATGTCCGAGGTCGAAAAACCTTTACTCGAGTCGGCTCTTCGCCATTCCGGTTATAATCAGACCAAAGCCGCGAAGGCGTTGGGGCTGAGCCGCAGCACCCTGCGCAAAAAACTCGAACAGCACGGACTGTCTTAA
- the dusB gene encoding tRNA dihydrouridine synthase DusB, protein MRIGPYPLANNVLLAPMAGITDRPFREICKRFGAGLTVSEMTASNPALRLHARTLLKSDGEGESGLRSVQILGTDPVQMAEAARFNVERGAHIIDINMGCPAKKVCSVAAGSALLRDEALVGNILDAVVNAACVPVTLKIRTGWDLHNRNAVRIAEIAEAAGIAALTVHGRTRACKFNGEAEYDTITAVKQAVGIPVIANGDIDSPEKARFVLAATGADAVMIGRAACGNPWLFEQIRYFFQGGDKHWQPAPATILSTIEAHLEQLYGFYGESAGVKIARKHIGWYLGRFDSISQDVRQSLNAATIATDQLRLTRSALDFLT, encoded by the coding sequence ATGCGGATAGGTCCTTACCCTCTCGCGAATAATGTGCTTTTGGCGCCGATGGCCGGCATTACCGACCGTCCGTTTCGCGAAATTTGTAAACGTTTTGGCGCAGGTCTGACCGTTTCGGAGATGACCGCCTCGAATCCGGCCTTGCGTCTGCATGCGCGCACGCTGTTGAAGTCGGACGGCGAAGGCGAAAGCGGGCTGCGTTCGGTGCAGATCCTCGGCACCGATCCTGTGCAAATGGCGGAAGCGGCACGGTTCAATGTCGAGCGCGGCGCCCATATCATCGACATCAACATGGGCTGTCCCGCCAAAAAAGTCTGTTCGGTCGCGGCAGGTTCCGCGTTGCTGAGGGACGAAGCGCTGGTCGGCAACATTCTCGACGCGGTGGTCAATGCCGCCTGTGTGCCGGTCACGCTGAAGATCCGGACCGGCTGGGATCTCCACAACCGGAATGCGGTCAGGATCGCAGAGATCGCCGAAGCTGCCGGCATCGCCGCCCTGACCGTGCACGGCCGCACGCGCGCCTGCAAATTCAACGGCGAGGCCGAATATGACACGATCACCGCGGTCAAGCAAGCGGTCGGCATACCGGTGATCGCGAACGGCGATATCGACAGCCCCGAAAAAGCCCGCTTCGTACTCGCAGCGACCGGCGCCGATGCGGTGATGATCGGCCGCGCCGCTTGCGGCAACCCGTGGCTGTTCGAGCAGATCCGGTATTTTTTTCAAGGCGGCGACAAGCATTGGCAACCGGCGCCGGCGACTATACTGAGCACGATCGAGGCGCATCTCGAACAATTGTATGGTTTCTATGGCGAGTCGGCCGGTGTTAAAATTGCCCGCAAACATATCGGCTGGTATCTGGGGCGTTTCGACTCGATTAGCCAGGATGTCAGGCAGTCGCTTAATGCGGCCACCATTGCGACAGATCAATTGCGTTTGACTCGATCGGCATTGGACTTTTTAACGTAA
- a CDS encoding heavy metal translocating P-type ATPase metal-binding domain-containing protein translates to MTKVEYRESCVLCGQPVEITGFTLETPDGILKFCCAGCLSIYQLLNDKNLLSLSTSSLKKEDKE, encoded by the coding sequence ATGACCAAGGTAGAATACCGAGAATCTTGCGTTCTTTGCGGCCAGCCTGTAGAAATTACCGGCTTTACGTTGGAAACGCCCGACGGAATTTTAAAGTTTTGCTGCGCCGGCTGCCTGAGCATTTATCAACTGCTTAACGATAAGAATCTCTTATCGTTAAGCACATCATCACTAAAAAAAGAGGATAAAGAGTAA
- a CDS encoding class I SAM-dependent rRNA methyltransferase gives MDIPELFLKKNEDKRLRLGHLWIFSNEVDIKRSPLNGFAPGDLARVLAHDGKPLGTAYVNPNALICARLLSRKPNLKCGANFFKERIETALALRETVFDKPYYRLVFGESDGLPGLVIDRFGDVLSVQITTAGIEQRKEMLLAALVDLLNPAAIVLKNDNSQRQLEGLDRESVVAYGELPESLIIEENGAKFRIDILHGQKTGWFYDHRMSRAELARIAKGKRVLDLFSYTGAWAVPSAIAGALEVTCVDGSESALNLARENAALNGVEDRMQFAHSDVFDFLKEARQERRLYDMIVLDPPALIKRKKDYQQGYEAYRRLNHLALQVLTKNGVLISASCSFHLSQGDLHEILRSSGRHIDRHLTFIAQGGQGPDHPIDPAIPETQYLKTFFCSVSSPL, from the coding sequence ATGGACATTCCTGAGCTTTTTTTAAAGAAAAACGAAGACAAGCGCCTGCGCCTCGGGCACTTGTGGATCTTCAGCAATGAAGTCGATATCAAGCGTTCGCCGCTGAACGGCTTTGCGCCCGGCGATCTGGCGCGGGTGCTCGCGCACGACGGCAAGCCGCTCGGCACCGCCTATGTGAATCCGAATGCGCTGATTTGCGCGCGCCTGTTGTCGCGCAAGCCGAATCTGAAATGCGGCGCCAATTTTTTTAAGGAAAGGATCGAGACCGCGCTGGCATTGCGCGAAACGGTATTCGACAAGCCGTATTACCGGCTGGTGTTCGGCGAAAGCGACGGTCTGCCGGGGCTGGTGATCGACCGTTTCGGCGATGTGCTGTCGGTGCAGATCACGACCGCCGGTATCGAGCAGCGCAAGGAGATGTTGCTGGCCGCGCTGGTCGACTTGCTGAATCCTGCCGCGATCGTCTTGAAGAACGACAACAGCCAGCGCCAACTCGAAGGCCTGGATAGGGAATCGGTCGTGGCTTACGGCGAATTGCCGGAGTCCTTGATCATCGAGGAAAACGGCGCAAAATTCAGGATCGATATTCTGCACGGCCAAAAAACCGGCTGGTTTTATGACCATCGGATGAGCCGGGCGGAGCTGGCCCGTATCGCGAAAGGCAAGCGTGTGCTGGATCTATTTTCTTACACCGGCGCCTGGGCGGTGCCTTCGGCGATCGCCGGCGCGCTCGAAGTCACCTGCGTCGATGGTTCCGAGTCGGCGCTGAACCTGGCGCGCGAAAATGCCGCCTTGAACGGCGTCGAGGACAGGATGCAGTTCGCGCACAGCGATGTCTTCGATTTTTTGAAAGAGGCGCGCCAGGAGCGCCGCCTCTATGATATGATCGTGCTCGACCCGCCGGCCCTGATCAAACGCAAAAAGGATTATCAGCAAGGCTACGAGGCTTACCGCCGGCTGAACCATCTGGCGCTGCAGGTGCTCACGAAAAACGGGGTGTTGATCTCCGCGTCCTGTTCGTTCCATCTGAGCCAAGGCGATCTGCATGAAATCCTGCGCTCGTCGGGCCGTCACATCGATCGGCATTTGACTTTTATTGCTCAGGGCGGCCAGGGACCGGATCATCCGATCGATCCCGCAATCCCGGAGACCCAGTATTTGAAAACCTTTTTCTGTTCGGTTTCGTCTCCTTTATAA
- a CDS encoding zinc-ribbon and DUF3426 domain-containing protein, producing MFTRCPECLTPQRITPEVLRSGRGMVRCKRCSAMFDALATLAETEKLAVADVQTSEETWTEHKDRPLVWRVGLALGVALLLLQGLYFEGGHALQNPTIRPAFEKLCGVLHCRLPDYQNLAELSVLRNSFSELPNRHYAFKLVLNNEGAFAMRYPVIGLTLLTYDGQPFAQRQFRPDEYLAAQQQNTRLAANSAAEINLEVAATQTKVGGFHFDLSY from the coding sequence ATGTTTACCCGCTGCCCCGAATGCCTAACCCCGCAAAGGATTACGCCTGAAGTGCTGCGCAGCGGCCGGGGCATGGTGCGCTGCAAACGCTGCTCCGCGATGTTCGATGCGCTGGCGACGCTGGCCGAGACCGAAAAGCTGGCCGTCGCCGATGTGCAGACTTCCGAGGAGACCTGGACCGAGCACAAGGACCGGCCGTTGGTCTGGCGCGTCGGTCTGGCGCTGGGCGTGGCGCTTCTCCTTCTGCAAGGGCTGTATTTTGAAGGCGGACACGCGCTGCAGAACCCTACTATCCGGCCGGCGTTCGAAAAGCTCTGCGGCGTATTGCATTGCCGCCTGCCGGATTATCAAAACCTGGCCGAGCTCTCCGTCTTGCGCAATTCGTTCAGCGAGCTGCCAAACCGGCATTATGCGTTCAAGCTGGTGTTGAACAATGAGGGCGCCTTTGCGATGCGTTATCCGGTGATCGGCCTGACCCTGTTGACTTATGACGGCCAGCCGTTCGCGCAGCGGCAGTTTCGGCCGGACGAATATCTGGCCGCGCAACAGCAAAATACGCGCCTGGCCGCGAACAGCGCGGCCGAAATCAATCTTGAAGTCGCCGCGACCCAGACCAAAGTCGGCGGTTTTCATTTCGATCTTAGTTATTAA
- the prmA gene encoding 50S ribosomal protein L11 methyltransferase, whose translation MAWQQITVITDEKTAPEVADLFSDLGAVSVTYMDAEDESVYEPAIGETKIWSNTEVIALYELDADIEDVSARVRRAFDAALLRDWRQELIEDQAWERAWMEYYHPMKFGDKLWVCPTGQEQEEPGTVCMLLDPGLAFGTGTHPTTALCLEWLAEHDLAGKTVIDYGCGSGILAVAAVLLGAKVAHAVDIDPQALTATLSNAEKNAVQDKIKVYLPEQLPAMQADIVLANILAKPLCELSARISELVVPGGALILSGILAEQTEQVADAYRALIELNAPMQQEDWIRLDGLKLG comes from the coding sequence ATGGCCTGGCAACAAATTACCGTGATTACCGATGAAAAGACTGCTCCCGAAGTCGCCGACCTGTTCAGCGATCTCGGCGCGGTGTCGGTGACCTATATGGACGCCGAAGACGAATCGGTGTATGAACCCGCGATCGGCGAAACCAAAATCTGGAGCAATACCGAAGTGATTGCGCTGTACGAGCTGGATGCGGATATCGAAGATGTGAGCGCGCGCGTGCGTCGGGCATTCGATGCGGCCCTGCTGCGCGACTGGCGTCAGGAGCTGATCGAGGATCAGGCCTGGGAACGCGCCTGGATGGAATATTATCACCCGATGAAATTCGGCGATAAACTCTGGGTCTGCCCGACCGGCCAGGAACAAGAGGAGCCGGGCACGGTCTGCATGCTGCTCGATCCGGGCCTCGCCTTCGGCACCGGCACGCATCCGACCACCGCGCTGTGTCTCGAATGGCTGGCGGAGCACGATCTGGCCGGCAAGACCGTGATCGATTACGGCTGCGGCTCGGGCATTCTCGCGGTGGCGGCTGTGCTGCTCGGCGCGAAAGTCGCCCATGCGGTCGATATCGATCCGCAGGCGCTGACCGCGACCCTCAGCAACGCCGAAAAAAATGCGGTGCAGGACAAGATCAAGGTGTACCTGCCGGAGCAATTGCCGGCCATGCAGGCCGACATCGTGTTGGCGAACATTCTCGCAAAGCCGTTGTGCGAACTCAGTGCGCGCATTTCCGAGCTGGTCGTTCCGGGCGGCGCGCTGATTCTGTCCGGCATTCTGGCCGAACAGACCGAACAAGTCGCGGACGCTTACCGCGCGTTGATCGAATTGAATGCGCCGATGCAGCAGGAAGACTGGATACGTCTGGACGGCTTGAAACTAGGATAA
- the accC gene encoding acetyl-CoA carboxylase biotin carboxylase subunit: MFDKIVIANRGEIALRILRACRELGVKVVAVHSEADRNLKHVRLADESVCIGPAASIDSYLNIPAIISAAEVTDAEAIHPGYGFLAENADFSEKVKQSGFVFIGPNADTIRLMGDKISAKKAMLAAGIPCVPGNGDPLSDDAEKNLKLAREIGYPVIIKAAGGGGGRGMRTVHTEAALLNAINMTKAEAASAFGNATVYMEKFLEDPRHIEFQVMADSHGNAIHLGERDCSMQRRHQKVVEEAPAPGITEEQRKLIGERCAKACVDIGYLGAGTFEFLYEKGEFYFIEMNTRVQVEHPVTEMVTGFDIVKEQLRIAAGERLSITQDQVKLTGHAIECRLNAEDPRTFMPCPGTIDQFHMPGGPGIRCETHIYNGYKVPPYYDSMIGKLIAHGEDRQSAIARMNTALSEIIIEGIKTNIPLQQDIMSDSAFAAGGQNIHYLEKKLGLY, encoded by the coding sequence ATGTTCGACAAAATTGTGATCGCCAATCGTGGCGAAATCGCGCTGAGGATATTGCGCGCCTGCCGGGAACTCGGCGTGAAGGTCGTCGCGGTGCATTCGGAAGCGGACCGTAATCTGAAGCATGTGCGTCTGGCGGACGAGTCGGTTTGCATCGGCCCCGCGGCGTCGATCGACAGCTATCTGAACATTCCCGCGATCATCAGCGCGGCCGAGGTGACCGACGCCGAAGCGATTCATCCGGGCTACGGCTTCCTGGCCGAAAACGCCGATTTTTCGGAAAAGGTCAAGCAAAGCGGTTTTGTGTTCATCGGCCCGAACGCGGACACGATCCGCCTGATGGGCGACAAGATTTCCGCGAAGAAGGCGATGCTCGCGGCCGGCATTCCGTGCGTACCCGGCAACGGCGATCCGCTCTCGGATGATGCCGAGAAGAACCTGAAACTTGCGCGCGAGATCGGCTATCCGGTCATCATCAAGGCGGCCGGCGGCGGCGGCGGACGCGGCATGCGCACGGTCCATACCGAAGCGGCGCTGTTGAACGCGATCAATATGACCAAGGCCGAAGCCGCCAGCGCCTTCGGCAACGCGACGGTCTACATGGAAAAATTCCTCGAAGACCCGCGCCATATCGAATTTCAGGTGATGGCCGATTCCCACGGCAACGCGATTCACTTGGGCGAGCGCGATTGCTCGATGCAGCGCCGCCACCAGAAAGTCGTCGAAGAAGCGCCCGCGCCCGGCATCACCGAGGAACAGCGTAAACTGATTGGCGAGCGCTGCGCGAAGGCCTGCGTCGACATCGGTTATCTGGGCGCCGGCACCTTCGAATTCCTCTATGAAAAAGGCGAATTCTATTTCATCGAGATGAATACCCGGGTGCAGGTCGAGCATCCGGTCACCGAGATGGTGACCGGCTTCGACATCGTGAAGGAACAATTGCGCATCGCGGCAGGCGAACGCTTGTCGATCACGCAGGATCAGGTCAAGCTGACCGGCCACGCGATCGAATGCCGACTGAACGCGGAAGACCCGAGGACTTTTATGCCGTGCCCCGGCACGATCGATCAGTTCCACATGCCCGGCGGTCCCGGCATCCGCTGCGAGACGCACATCTATAACGGCTACAAGGTGCCGCCGTATTACGATTCGATGATCGGCAAGCTGATCGCGCATGGCGAAGACCGCCAGAGCGCGATCGCGCGGATGAACACCGCGCTCAGCGAAATCATCATCGAAGGCATCAAGACCAATATTCCGCTGCAGCAGGACATCATGAGCGACAGCGCGTTCGCGGCCGGCGGGCAGAATATCCATTATCTGGAAAAGAAGCTCGGGCTTTATTAA
- the accB gene encoding acetyl-CoA carboxylase biotin carboxyl carrier protein has product MDIRKIKKLIEIIEESGIAEIEIKEGEEFVRISRYSAAPAPVAYAPQPAAAPIAAPVAAASAGAASEEVISGHIVKSPMVGTFYRSASPGAKTFTDVGQKVQAGDTLCIIEAMKILNQIEADKSGTVTKILVENAEPVEYGQPLFVIE; this is encoded by the coding sequence ATGGATATTAGAAAAATAAAAAAACTGATTGAGATTATCGAAGAATCGGGCATCGCCGAGATTGAGATTAAAGAGGGCGAGGAATTCGTCCGCATCAGCCGCTATTCCGCAGCGCCCGCTCCCGTCGCTTATGCGCCGCAGCCGGCGGCTGCGCCGATTGCGGCTCCGGTAGCGGCGGCGTCTGCCGGCGCGGCGAGTGAAGAGGTGATCAGCGGGCATATCGTCAAGTCGCCGATGGTCGGCACCTTCTACCGCTCCGCGTCGCCGGGCGCGAAGACTTTTACCGATGTCGGCCAGAAGGTGCAGGCGGGCGACACGCTCTGCATCATCGAGGCGATGAAGATTCTGAATCAGATCGAAGCGGACAAGAGCGGTACCGTCACCAAGATCCTGGTCGAGAACGCCGAGCCTGTCGAATACGGCCAGCCGCTGTTTGTGATCGAATAA
- the aroQ gene encoding type II 3-dehydroquinate dehydratase, with protein MASITVLNGPNLNLLGIREPGHYGNKTLDDIRQTLAGMAEGFGHRLDFHQTNAEHEIVGQVHQAYHDRVDFIIINPAAFTHTSVALRDALLATRIPFIEVHLSNVHAREPFRKHSYFSDIAKGVISGLGATGYELALLAAHQILAERH; from the coding sequence ATGGCGTCGATTACCGTTTTGAACGGGCCAAATCTGAATTTATTGGGAATCCGCGAGCCCGGTCATTACGGTAACAAAACGCTCGACGACATCAGGCAAACCTTGGCCGGCATGGCCGAAGGCTTCGGGCATCGGCTGGATTTTCATCAAACCAACGCCGAACACGAAATCGTAGGCCAAGTGCATCAGGCCTATCATGACCGGGTGGATTTCATCATCATCAATCCGGCCGCCTTCACGCACACCAGCGTAGCGCTGCGCGACGCCCTGCTCGCGACCCGAATTCCGTTCATCGAAGTGCACCTGTCCAATGTGCACGCGCGTGAACCGTTTAGAAAACACTCCTATTTTTCGGACATCGCGAAGGGCGTGATTTCCGGATTGGGGGCAACAGGATACGAACTGGCCTTACTGGCCGCACATCAGATATTAGCCGAGAGACATTAA
- a CDS encoding TlpA family protein disulfide reductase, giving the protein MKNAAIVILIGLFALAGGIALRYSMYPAPDTEAAPLPEFTLPDVSGQPRSSGEWKGKLLVINFWATWCPSCRQEMPDLVALQQHYAAQGVQMLGIALDDKEPVQEYLSSTPINYPTLIAGDQGMALAAQMGNQAEAVPYTVVVDRGGLIQYRQLGKFSKQDLAQNIERLLQ; this is encoded by the coding sequence ATGAAAAACGCAGCCATCGTGATTTTAATCGGGCTCTTCGCGCTGGCCGGCGGTATCGCGCTGCGCTACAGCATGTATCCGGCTCCGGACACCGAGGCCGCGCCCTTACCCGAATTCACGCTGCCCGATGTATCCGGCCAGCCCCGTTCGAGCGGCGAATGGAAGGGCAAGCTCCTCGTGATCAATTTCTGGGCGACATGGTGTCCTTCCTGCCGCCAGGAAATGCCCGACCTGGTCGCCTTGCAGCAGCACTATGCGGCGCAGGGCGTACAGATGCTCGGCATCGCGCTCGATGACAAGGAGCCGGTCCAGGAATACCTGAGTTCGACCCCGATCAATTATCCGACGCTGATCGCCGGCGACCAGGGCATGGCGCTGGCCGCGCAAATGGGCAACCAGGCCGAAGCGGTGCCTTATACGGTCGTTGTCGATCGCGGGGGATTGATACAGTACCGTCAACTCGGCAAATTTTCGAAGCAGGATTTGGCACAAAACATCGAGCGGCTATTGCAGTGA